In Myxococcus stipitatus, a single window of DNA contains:
- a CDS encoding phenylacetate--CoA ligase family protein, producing MAPRANLRRDTSSQRPYVPWAEDIARGLSRLAALGSEDEARAELDSRLEWLRGALLQSPYYVRRLRDAGLHPGDLRSLRDLPHFPLLERATLAEHWEEVSALPSEQEGCVVVRSSGSTGAPVKVVRDRRDCLHMWAVLRFWLARAAVALPHRPRVVLLDALPGGLEYSTRLPILRDGALHRVSVLRPDARERLRRVAPTVLFSDPEGLRWLAEQEGLPEPGLVLSSAQHLSRELREALARVLPAPVLNYYATTETGPLAWECLHAPGRFHVLAPDVWLEPDLDDVVVTRLRPGVLPLVRYRPADAGTVRRESCACGFHGWTLQDFGGRGACAFTTPSGRRVDAWALAWVFKHHALRAFRVTQLAPEHFELELVEATAPGPLLERLEGALRNLGWPRAPRLEVRAVEADSLVTGTKPQPFRTRVDGHR from the coding sequence GTGGCGCCACGCGCGAACCTCCGCCGGGACACATCCTCGCAGCGCCCATACGTCCCGTGGGCGGAGGACATCGCGCGGGGGCTGTCGCGCCTCGCGGCCCTGGGCAGCGAGGACGAGGCCCGCGCGGAACTGGACTCCCGGCTGGAGTGGCTGCGCGGCGCGCTGCTCCAATCCCCGTACTACGTGCGGAGGCTCCGGGACGCGGGGCTGCACCCGGGGGACCTGCGCTCCCTGCGGGACCTGCCCCACTTCCCCCTGCTGGAGCGGGCCACGCTCGCGGAGCACTGGGAGGAGGTGTCCGCGCTGCCCTCCGAGCAGGAGGGGTGCGTGGTGGTGAGGAGCTCCGGCTCGACGGGAGCCCCGGTGAAGGTGGTGAGGGACCGGCGCGACTGCCTGCACATGTGGGCGGTGCTGCGCTTCTGGCTGGCCCGCGCGGCGGTGGCGCTGCCTCACCGGCCGCGCGTGGTGCTGCTGGACGCGCTGCCCGGGGGACTGGAGTACTCGACGCGGCTGCCCATCCTCCGGGACGGGGCGCTGCACCGCGTGTCCGTGCTGCGCCCGGACGCCCGGGAGCGCCTGCGGCGCGTCGCCCCCACGGTGCTCTTCTCCGACCCGGAGGGCCTGCGGTGGCTGGCGGAGCAGGAGGGGCTCCCCGAGCCCGGGCTGGTGTTGAGCTCGGCGCAACACCTGTCGCGGGAGCTGCGCGAGGCCCTGGCGCGGGTGCTTCCCGCGCCCGTCCTCAACTACTACGCGACGACGGAGACGGGACCGCTGGCGTGGGAGTGCCTCCACGCCCCGGGCCGCTTCCACGTCCTCGCCCCCGACGTGTGGCTGGAGCCGGACCTGGACGACGTGGTGGTGACGCGGCTGCGGCCCGGGGTGCTGCCGCTCGTGCGCTACCGGCCGGCGGACGCGGGGACGGTGCGCCGGGAGTCGTGTGCCTGCGGCTTCCACGGCTGGACGCTCCAGGACTTCGGCGGACGCGGCGCGTGCGCCTTCACCACGCCCTCGGGGAGGCGCGTGGACGCGTGGGCGCTCGCGTGGGTGTTCAAGCACCACGCCCTCCGGGCCTTCCGGGTGACGCAGCTCGCGCCGGAGCACTTCGAGCTGGAGCTGGTGGAGGCCACGGCCCCGGGCCCCTTGCTCGAGCGACTCGAAGGCGCGCTGCGAAACCTGGGCTGGCCCCGGGCACCCCGGCTGGAGGTGCGCGCCGTCGAGGCCGACAGCCTCGTCACCGGCACCAAGCCCCAGCCCTTCCGCACACGGGTGGATGGGCACCGCTGA
- a CDS encoding M48 family metalloprotease codes for MSPSVFTPEHIARCWREALALWDVQVRLGPPEPHVPFHPDEGHANEPLAYIDLVKRQVYVHFALLAEMGAEDSLMAVLAHEIGHHARFPHTLGWDAELRVMEQRLVPGLKQSLTNLFYDLQVNEVVGRTNAEDLCRVYRGFQRTAKSASSPLFHFYLAIYEELWGLAPGDLVPKAALAPMERAYPGTRAEARMFAQTFYALPNPRLQFLYFCGAFIRYIERPDELTYFLPLGGDVSMPDADDLDSALQSGGLWDDALEEARAREWLDEATRGKPQEPLEAIDRITHHLPGHEKGQLRRALVLRHYRRLVDRHLLPLPTAPSKPEPYLRTTPEAWEYGDDPSAIDWTLTVLAQGHLAAVSPLRRELEADAPPPSELGVPAVELYLDTSGSMPDPEHQLNSMTLAAQVLAASALRKKATVRGIVYSSGKPFVSPWMYDEERARDFLLHYIGGGTDYPFDLLAELSRERPDALRVIISDSDFLANVSEPAHLRLLVEATRRSRLVVALLALPDERFARQVLQPVLKERGFRLVVVKWMSDFGPAAAELAQALLEK; via the coding sequence ATGAGCCCGTCCGTGTTCACGCCCGAGCACATCGCCCGGTGCTGGCGGGAGGCGCTGGCGCTGTGGGACGTGCAGGTGCGGCTCGGCCCGCCCGAGCCGCACGTCCCCTTCCACCCGGACGAGGGCCACGCGAACGAACCGCTCGCGTACATCGACCTGGTGAAGCGGCAGGTCTACGTCCACTTCGCGCTGCTGGCGGAGATGGGGGCGGAGGACAGCCTGATGGCGGTGCTCGCCCACGAAATCGGGCACCACGCGCGCTTCCCGCACACGCTGGGCTGGGACGCAGAGCTGCGCGTCATGGAGCAGCGGCTGGTCCCCGGGCTGAAGCAGTCGCTCACCAACCTCTTCTACGACCTCCAGGTGAACGAGGTGGTGGGCCGCACGAACGCGGAGGACCTGTGCCGGGTGTACCGCGGCTTCCAGCGCACCGCGAAGTCCGCCAGCTCGCCGCTGTTCCACTTCTACCTCGCCATCTACGAGGAGCTGTGGGGGCTGGCGCCGGGAGACCTGGTGCCGAAGGCCGCGCTGGCGCCCATGGAGCGGGCCTACCCCGGCACGCGGGCGGAGGCGCGCATGTTCGCGCAGACCTTCTACGCGCTGCCGAATCCGCGCCTCCAGTTCCTGTACTTCTGCGGCGCGTTCATCCGCTACATCGAACGGCCGGACGAGCTGACGTACTTCCTGCCCCTGGGCGGCGACGTGTCCATGCCGGACGCGGACGACCTGGACTCCGCGCTCCAGAGCGGGGGGCTGTGGGACGACGCGCTGGAGGAGGCCCGCGCGCGGGAGTGGCTGGACGAGGCCACGCGGGGCAAGCCGCAGGAGCCGCTGGAGGCCATCGACCGCATCACCCACCACCTGCCCGGCCACGAGAAGGGGCAGCTGCGGCGGGCGCTGGTCCTGCGTCACTACCGGCGGCTGGTGGACCGCCACCTCCTCCCGCTGCCGACGGCGCCGTCCAAGCCGGAGCCCTACCTGCGCACCACGCCCGAGGCATGGGAGTACGGCGACGACCCGTCCGCCATCGACTGGACGCTGACGGTGCTGGCCCAGGGACACCTGGCCGCGGTGTCGCCGCTGCGGCGCGAGCTGGAGGCGGACGCGCCGCCGCCCTCCGAGCTGGGCGTCCCGGCGGTGGAGCTGTACCTGGACACCAGCGGCTCCATGCCCGACCCCGAGCACCAGCTCAACAGCATGACGCTGGCCGCGCAGGTGCTGGCCGCGTCCGCGCTGCGCAAGAAGGCGACGGTGCGCGGCATCGTCTACTCGAGCGGCAAGCCCTTTGTGTCCCCGTGGATGTACGACGAGGAGCGGGCCCGGGACTTCCTGCTGCACTACATCGGCGGGGGGACGGACTACCCCTTCGATCTGCTGGCGGAGCTGTCGCGTGAACGGCCCGACGCGCTGCGGGTCATCATCTCCGACAGCGACTTCCTGGCGAACGTGTCCGAGCCCGCGCACCTGCGGCTGCTGGTGGAGGCCACGCGGCGCTCGCGGCTGGTCGTCGCGCTGCTGGCGCTCCCGGACGAGCGGTTCGCGCGACAGGTGCTTCAACCCGTCTTGAAGGAGCGGGGCTTCCGGCTGGTGGTGGTGAAGTGGATGTCGGACTTCGGTCCGGCCGCCGCCGAGTTGGCCCAGGCCCTGCTGGAGAAGTGA